Proteins co-encoded in one Acidisarcina sp. genomic window:
- a CDS encoding glycosyltransferase family 39 protein: MSKHSSSAEYTELSKPLARLSPLQSWAILLLFYFAIHVAALFSPSLLDDADATHANAAQAMAQSGDWVTLKVNGLRYLEKPPLPYWVVAANYHLFGQNVFSTHLPLSLAVLGCAILAWVWARRAYSDRAGFYAALGVLTSLGVFLFTRIFIPEVLLTFFLGLALYFFLTGMEDRKPSRIYGMWAVLGLAILTKGLIAPVFFFAAIVPYLVLTGQWRRWRELRLVTGGLLFLAIAAPWHVLAGLRNPDHGNPIGNIPTPGNVHGFFYFYFYNEHVLRFLGKRYPHDYNKLPTFLFWALHLVWLFPWSLYAPVALRRAWRTRHSWLELLRPAPAQTVDFYLGAALTFDPAAISAERKFRARTNWLLCIYAAVILIFFSLSTNQEYYTFPAYLPLLIMTAGVLAGVELRSSSDQAPDFYDAGALRWLDAAQAVFAVLGIAAAAALGYGLWESRNLPFVSDIGTLLAHRGVGNYSLSMSHFFDLTGPSFAALRLPAILAALAFLFGPVIALIYRRRRKHLAATLSVAITSAVFLIAAHIALHRFEPMLSSRAIADTMNRLSAPQDQFLIYADQSDASSVIFYTHRQALLVEGRTTSMLWGSCYPDAPKIFLKDADLVRDWGQGERKWLFVPGHSHQHVRDLLGNRLILVQELSDKTLYTDRPLTK; the protein is encoded by the coding sequence TCGAAGCCGTTGGCCAGGCTTTCACCGCTGCAATCCTGGGCGATCCTGCTGCTGTTCTACTTCGCAATTCACGTTGCGGCCCTCTTCTCGCCGTCGCTGCTGGACGATGCGGACGCCACCCACGCCAATGCGGCGCAGGCTATGGCGCAGAGCGGCGACTGGGTAACGCTGAAAGTCAACGGGCTCCGCTACCTGGAGAAGCCGCCGCTGCCCTACTGGGTTGTCGCGGCCAATTATCATCTCTTTGGCCAGAATGTCTTCTCCACGCATCTCCCACTGAGCCTCGCCGTGCTGGGTTGCGCCATTCTGGCATGGGTATGGGCGCGAAGAGCCTACTCGGACCGCGCCGGATTTTACGCCGCTCTCGGCGTTCTCACTTCGCTCGGAGTCTTTCTCTTCACCCGCATCTTTATCCCCGAGGTCCTGCTGACCTTCTTCCTGGGGCTGGCTCTGTACTTCTTCCTCACCGGGATGGAAGACCGTAAGCCCTCTCGGATCTATGGCATGTGGGCCGTTCTGGGACTGGCCATCCTGACCAAGGGACTGATAGCTCCGGTCTTCTTTTTCGCGGCGATCGTGCCCTACCTGGTGCTGACCGGCCAGTGGCGGCGCTGGCGCGAACTTCGTCTCGTCACCGGCGGCCTGCTCTTCCTGGCCATCGCCGCCCCTTGGCACGTCCTGGCCGGACTCCGTAATCCCGACCATGGGAATCCGATTGGAAATATACCCACTCCAGGCAATGTCCACGGCTTCTTCTACTTCTACTTCTATAACGAGCACGTCCTGCGCTTCCTGGGCAAGCGCTATCCGCATGACTACAACAAGCTGCCGACGTTTCTCTTCTGGGCGTTGCACCTGGTCTGGCTCTTTCCCTGGAGCCTCTACGCCCCGGTAGCCTTGCGCCGCGCATGGCGCACTCGTCACAGCTGGCTGGAGCTGCTTCGCCCCGCCCCCGCGCAGACCGTCGATTTTTATCTGGGCGCGGCCCTCACCTTTGATCCGGCAGCAATCAGCGCCGAACGAAAGTTTCGCGCTCGCACCAACTGGCTGCTCTGTATCTATGCCGCCGTCATTCTGATCTTCTTCTCGCTTTCGACCAACCAGGAGTACTACACCTTCCCCGCCTACCTGCCCCTGCTCATCATGACCGCAGGCGTGCTTGCCGGTGTGGAACTGCGGTCCTCAAGCGATCAGGCGCCGGACTTCTACGACGCGGGAGCCCTCCGCTGGCTGGACGCCGCTCAGGCTGTCTTTGCCGTTCTCGGCATCGCGGCGGCGGCTGCGCTCGGCTATGGATTATGGGAGTCGCGGAATCTCCCCTTCGTCTCCGATATCGGCACGCTTCTGGCGCATCGGGGAGTGGGCAACTATTCGCTGTCCATGTCCCACTTCTTTGACCTCACGGGGCCTTCGTTCGCGGCGCTGCGGCTGCCGGCGATCCTGGCTGCCCTGGCGTTTCTCTTCGGCCCGGTCATTGCCTTGATTTATCGACGGCGGCGCAAGCACCTCGCGGCTACGCTGTCGGTCGCGATCACGTCGGCTGTCTTTTTGATTGCGGCCCACATCGCCCTGCATCGATTTGAACCGATGCTCTCCTCGCGCGCCATCGCCGATACGATGAACCGGCTCTCTGCCCCGCAAGATCAGTTCCTGATCTACGCGGATCAGTCCGATGCTTCCTCGGTCATCTTCTATACCCATCGGCAGGCCCTCCTCGTCGAAGGACGGACGACCTCTATGTTGTGGGGTTCCTGTTATCCCGATGCGCCAAAGATCTTCCTGAAAGACGCGGATCTGGTGCGCGATTGGGGCCAGGGCGAGCGGAAATGGCTCTTTGTGCCGGGCCACAGTCACCAGCATGTGCGCGATCTGCTCGGTAACCGCCTGATCCTGGTTCAGGAGCTTTCCGATAAGACTCTCTACACCGACCGACCGCTAACGAAGTAA
- the hpnI gene encoding bacteriohopanetetrol glucosamine biosynthesis glycosyltransferase HpnI — MIKLLFGLGALGLFTSTVFTAMVAIGVWRFVRMRRQRSLAAAPADLPPVTLLKPLHGSEPNLEEHLTSFFQQDYPVFEILFCARQSEDLGLQTAMRVAARFPHIPVKFVTTGEPQYINAKVASLERMEAVASHSLLVISDSDVRVRPDYLRRIVAPFADPGVGLLTCLYRGVAADNGIWSRLEAAGMSVEMTSGVLVADLTEGMRFALGPTMVVRRECVQEIGGFGVLGDYCADDFVLGNLVSEKGHTVVLSEHIIDHIVINARFVSSVKHQIRWMKSTRFSRPLGHLGTVLTFSVPFGLLSGASALALGMPWLGLGLFAWSVLSRSALAVLVGSAVVGESHLLRLALLYPLRDLLGFCYWSASYLNDKIVWRGEIYRLIEGGRMRSTSTKAPKKPEPALTTPGKLSS; from the coding sequence ATGATAAAGCTTCTCTTCGGCCTGGGTGCTTTGGGCCTGTTCACCTCCACCGTCTTCACTGCGATGGTTGCCATCGGCGTGTGGAGATTTGTCCGTATGCGCAGGCAGCGCAGCCTGGCGGCCGCACCAGCCGATCTTCCGCCGGTGACCTTGCTCAAGCCCCTGCACGGATCCGAGCCCAACCTCGAAGAACACCTCACCAGTTTCTTTCAGCAGGACTATCCCGTTTTCGAGATCCTGTTCTGCGCCCGGCAGAGTGAAGACCTGGGCCTGCAGACGGCGATGCGCGTGGCCGCTCGCTTTCCTCATATTCCGGTGAAGTTTGTAACCACCGGAGAGCCGCAGTACATCAATGCGAAGGTGGCGTCGCTGGAGCGGATGGAGGCGGTCGCGAGCCACTCGCTGCTGGTGATCAGCGACAGCGATGTGCGCGTGCGGCCGGACTATCTGCGCCGCATTGTTGCACCGTTTGCCGACCCCGGGGTTGGCCTGCTGACCTGCCTCTATCGCGGGGTTGCGGCCGACAACGGAATCTGGTCGCGGCTGGAGGCCGCAGGCATGTCGGTCGAGATGACCTCCGGCGTTCTGGTAGCGGACCTGACGGAAGGCATGCGCTTTGCCCTGGGACCGACGATGGTCGTCCGCCGCGAATGCGTCCAGGAGATTGGCGGCTTTGGTGTCCTGGGGGATTATTGCGCGGATGATTTCGTGCTGGGAAACCTCGTCTCCGAGAAGGGCCACACGGTGGTGCTCAGCGAGCACATCATCGACCATATCGTGATCAACGCGCGATTCGTGTCTTCTGTAAAGCACCAGATTCGCTGGATGAAGAGCACCCGGTTTTCACGGCCGCTGGGTCATCTTGGAACGGTGTTGACCTTCAGCGTGCCTTTCGGGCTGCTGAGCGGGGCATCGGCACTGGCGTTGGGGATGCCGTGGCTGGGGCTTGGCCTGTTCGCCTGGAGTGTCTTGAGCCGGTCGGCGCTGGCGGTTCTGGTGGGCTCTGCCGTGGTCGGCGAAAGCCATCTGCTGCGGCTTGCGCTGCTCTATCCACTGCGCGATCTCCTCGGCTTCTGCTACTGGTCAGCCAGTTATCTGAACGACAAGATCGTGTGGCGGGGAGAGATCTACCGGCTGATCGAGGGCGGACGAATGCGCAGCACCTCCACGAAAGCTCCAAAGAAACCGGAGCCTGCACTTACTACGCCGGGAAAGCTTAGCAGCTAA
- a CDS encoding helix-turn-helix transcriptional regulator → MVTKRKSKGAYMISAVAEMYEIHPQTLRMYEREGLLKPSRTEGNTRLYTDEDLERLEFILNLARDLGVNIAGIAIILQMRERMEEMNRQMQSFVDYVRTEMLTRMQEGFAGQAAAMVPSRRPVIVPPHRSGSGERKR, encoded by the coding sequence ATGGTCACAAAGCGGAAGTCGAAAGGTGCTTACATGATCTCGGCGGTTGCCGAGATGTACGAGATTCATCCTCAGACCTTGCGGATGTATGAGCGTGAGGGGCTACTGAAGCCCTCCCGCACCGAGGGCAACACACGCCTCTATACAGATGAGGATCTGGAGCGGCTGGAGTTCATCCTGAATCTGGCGCGTGATCTGGGGGTTAATATCGCGGGAATCGCGATCATCCTGCAGATGCGCGAACGCATGGAGGAGATGAATCGTCAGATGCAGAGTTTTGTGGATTACGTACGCACGGAGATGCTGACGCGGATGCAGGAGGGCTTCGCGGGGCAGGCCGCGGCAATGGTACCCTCAAGGAGGCCCGTGATCGTGCCGCCGCACCGGTCTGGTTCGGGGGAGAGGAAGCGTTAA
- a CDS encoding GNAT family N-acetyltransferase: MSFVLETERLYLRPFAFGDDLALFSVLGDAETMRYYPRPRTRLEVVQWVERFRQSFFDRGVGLLAVCLKSSGQLIGDCGTVEQEVDDHHEIEVGYHVHRDLWNLGIATEAAKACIDYTFRELRPRRVISLIRPENLASRRVAEKNGLAVEKVVFWRGYDHCIYQLKREDAHPLPAQTFPAGRRWEDRDGKSG, encoded by the coding sequence ATGAGCTTCGTTCTGGAAACGGAACGGCTCTACCTGCGCCCTTTTGCTTTTGGGGACGACCTGGCGCTGTTTTCTGTGCTGGGGGATGCGGAGACAATGCGCTACTATCCGCGTCCGCGAACCAGGCTGGAGGTCGTGCAGTGGGTGGAACGATTCCGGCAGTCCTTTTTCGACAGGGGAGTCGGGCTTCTCGCCGTGTGCCTGAAGTCTTCAGGGCAATTGATTGGCGATTGCGGGACAGTAGAGCAGGAGGTAGACGACCACCACGAGATCGAGGTCGGCTACCATGTCCATCGCGATTTATGGAATCTTGGAATCGCGACTGAGGCGGCAAAGGCCTGTATCGACTACACCTTTCGCGAACTGCGTCCCCGCCGGGTGATCTCCCTGATTCGCCCGGAGAACCTGGCCTCGCGCAGAGTCGCAGAAAAGAATGGACTCGCCGTCGAGAAGGTGGTTTTCTGGAGGGGATACGACCACTGCATCTACCAGTTGAAGCGTGAGGATGCGCATCCTCTGCCAGCGCAAACCTTCCCGGCTGGGCGCAGATGGGAAGATCGGGATGGGAAGTCAGGCTAG
- a CDS encoding J domain-containing protein — translation MATTNQKDYYGILGVKKTATPDEIRKAFRKQARKYHPDVNPNDKKAEEKFKEISEAHDILSDEKKRKVYDQLGFYSDQIDPAAAEAAARGGYGRTAGGHRDEGVQFDFGGFDFSDFQGGQGAGARGQQQSSGWGNFKDIFSGMFSQAAQQKARGPEPGTDLEYQVQVDFWTAIRGGTARLDIQRREVCPTCKGKASSGGQVQCPECHGTGQVTQMGGRMKFDIQCPRCGGTGKAQNACSTCHGEGTVTRSEVVEFRIKAGTRDGQRIRLAGKGNAGINGGPAGDLYLILKIGSHPVFTRVLDDIHLTVPITVTEATLGAKIEVPTIDGRAQLKIPPATQSGQKLRMRERGVPSATHDGVRGDEIVTVHVVIPHLKDEKSKEIMRQMAQLNPEDPRSGLFKDI, via the coding sequence ATGGCGACGACAAATCAGAAGGACTATTACGGCATACTCGGGGTCAAGAAGACGGCCACCCCGGATGAGATTCGCAAGGCATTCCGGAAGCAGGCGCGGAAGTACCATCCCGATGTCAATCCCAATGACAAGAAGGCCGAAGAGAAGTTTAAGGAGATCTCCGAGGCTCACGACATTCTGAGCGATGAGAAGAAGCGCAAGGTTTATGACCAGCTTGGCTTCTACTCCGATCAGATCGATCCTGCGGCGGCGGAAGCTGCAGCGCGAGGCGGCTATGGCCGGACGGCGGGGGGACATCGTGACGAGGGCGTGCAGTTTGACTTCGGCGGCTTCGACTTTTCGGACTTCCAGGGAGGCCAGGGGGCGGGCGCTCGCGGACAGCAGCAGTCTTCGGGGTGGGGAAACTTCAAGGACATCTTCTCGGGAATGTTTTCCCAGGCGGCGCAGCAGAAGGCGCGTGGTCCTGAACCCGGCACCGATCTGGAGTACCAGGTCCAGGTAGATTTCTGGACGGCGATTCGCGGCGGCACAGCCCGACTGGATATCCAGCGGCGAGAGGTGTGTCCCACCTGCAAGGGGAAGGCTTCGAGCGGCGGCCAGGTGCAGTGTCCGGAGTGTCACGGCACGGGCCAGGTGACGCAGATGGGCGGCCGCATGAAGTTCGATATTCAGTGCCCGCGCTGTGGCGGCACCGGCAAGGCACAGAATGCGTGCAGCACTTGCCATGGAGAGGGCACGGTAACTCGTTCGGAGGTCGTCGAGTTCCGCATCAAGGCTGGAACGCGCGACGGGCAGAGGATTCGCCTCGCAGGAAAGGGCAATGCCGGCATCAATGGCGGCCCAGCCGGCGATCTCTATCTGATTCTCAAGATCGGTTCGCATCCCGTCTTCACCCGTGTACTCGACGACATTCACTTAACTGTGCCGATCACGGTTACAGAAGCGACGCTGGGCGCAAAAATTGAGGTGCCGACAATTGATGGCCGGGCGCAGTTGAAGATCCCTCCCGCCACGCAGAGCGGTCAGAAGCTTCGCATGCGGGAGCGGGGTGTGCCATCGGCTACTCATGACGGAGTTCGCGGAGATGAGATCGTCACGGTGCACGTTGTCATTCCTCATTTGAAGGACGAGAAATCGAAGGAAATCATGAGACAAATGGCCCAATTGAACCCTGAAGATCCTCGAAGTGGCCTATTTAAAGACATTTAA
- the dnaK gene encoding molecular chaperone DnaK: protein MAKIIGIDLGTTNSVVAVMEGGEPKVIANEEGGRTTPSVVAFTKSGERLVGQVAKRQAITNPENTIYSIKRFMGRRFNEVNDEMKMVPYKVKQSGDHVVIEAQGKDYTAPEISAMILQKLKKAAEDYLGQSVTEAVITVPAYFNDAQRQATKDAGRIAGLDVKRIVNEPTAAALAYGLDKKKDETIAVYDFGGGTFDISVLEVGEGVIEVKSTNGDTHLGGDNLDQRIVDWLTEEFKKDEGLDLRSKGNEMALQRLKDAAEKAKIELSTTMETEINLPFITADATGPKHLVRKLTRSKLEQLVGDLLQRSIEPCKKALADAGIDASKIDEVVLVGGQTRMPAIQELVTKLFGKEPHKGVNPDEVVAIGAAVQAGVLAGEVKDLLLLDVTPLTLSIETLGGVATTMIPRNTTIPTKKTETFSTAADNQTEVEVHVLQGERPMASQNRTLGKFKLAGIPPAMRGVPQIEVTFDIDANGILNVTAKDTATGKDQRIQITSSSGLSKEEVDRMAKEAEAHSTEDKAKREEIEARNGLDNLVYNIEKMLKESGDKVSASDKAEVESTLAEAKKTLEGTPTAAEMNASRDKLTEASHKMAEAMYKATSAASAGAAPPADGGAPAESAEKKDEGVIDAEYVDVDEKK, encoded by the coding sequence ATGGCAAAAATTATTGGAATCGACCTCGGCACGACAAATTCGGTCGTGGCAGTGATGGAAGGCGGCGAACCGAAGGTAATCGCCAATGAGGAGGGTGGCCGGACTACGCCCTCGGTTGTGGCTTTCACAAAGAGCGGGGAGCGCCTGGTAGGCCAGGTGGCAAAGCGTCAGGCGATCACGAATCCAGAGAACACGATTTATTCGATCAAGCGGTTCATGGGCCGCCGCTTCAACGAAGTGAACGATGAGATGAAGATGGTGCCCTACAAGGTCAAGCAGTCGGGCGACCATGTGGTTATTGAGGCGCAGGGCAAGGACTATACGGCGCCTGAGATCTCGGCCATGATCCTGCAGAAGCTGAAGAAGGCTGCGGAGGATTATCTCGGCCAGTCGGTAACCGAGGCCGTAATCACGGTTCCTGCGTATTTTAATGATGCGCAGCGCCAGGCCACCAAGGATGCGGGCCGCATCGCGGGTCTGGATGTAAAGCGCATCGTCAATGAGCCGACAGCCGCCGCATTGGCTTATGGCCTGGACAAGAAGAAGGACGAGACCATTGCGGTCTATGACTTTGGTGGCGGCACTTTCGACATCTCGGTTTTGGAGGTTGGCGAGGGCGTCATCGAAGTGAAATCGACCAATGGCGATACGCATCTGGGCGGCGACAACCTGGATCAACGCATTGTGGATTGGCTGACCGAGGAGTTTAAGAAGGATGAAGGCCTCGACCTGCGTTCGAAGGGGAACGAGATGGCCCTGCAGCGGCTGAAGGATGCTGCGGAGAAGGCCAAGATCGAGCTATCCACCACGATGGAAACCGAGATCAATCTGCCCTTTATCACGGCAGATGCGACCGGCCCGAAGCACCTGGTGCGGAAGCTGACTCGCTCCAAGCTGGAGCAGTTGGTGGGCGATCTGCTGCAGCGCTCGATCGAGCCCTGCAAGAAGGCTCTGGCAGACGCTGGGATCGACGCCAGCAAGATCGACGAAGTCGTGCTGGTTGGTGGTCAGACGCGTATGCCGGCCATCCAGGAATTGGTCACAAAGCTCTTTGGCAAGGAACCTCACAAGGGAGTGAATCCCGATGAAGTGGTTGCCATCGGAGCGGCGGTTCAGGCCGGTGTCCTGGCAGGCGAAGTGAAGGATCTGCTGCTGCTGGACGTGACGCCGTTGACGCTCTCCATCGAAACGCTGGGTGGCGTGGCGACGACCATGATTCCGCGCAACACAACGATCCCGACCAAGAAGACGGAAACCTTCTCGACGGCAGCCGACAACCAGACTGAGGTGGAAGTGCACGTGCTGCAAGGCGAACGCCCAATGGCGAGCCAGAACCGCACGCTGGGCAAGTTCAAGCTCGCTGGTATTCCTCCCGCCATGCGTGGGGTGCCGCAGATCGAGGTGACCTTTGACATCGATGCGAACGGCATTCTGAACGTGACGGCCAAGGATACCGCGACGGGTAAGGATCAGCGGATCCAGATCACGTCCTCCAGCGGCTTAAGCAAGGAAGAAGTGGACCGGATGGCGAAGGAAGCTGAGGCTCACTCCACCGAAGACAAGGCAAAGCGCGAGGAGATTGAAGCCCGCAACGGTCTCGATAACCTCGTCTATAACATCGAGAAGATGCTCAAGGAGAGCGGCGACAAGGTCTCCGCGAGCGACAAGGCAGAGGTTGAGAGCACGCTTGCCGAGGCAAAGAAGACGCTCGAAGGCACGCCGACCGCAGCAGAAATGAACGCCTCGCGCGACAAGCTGACCGAGGCCTCGCACAAGATGGCCGAAGCTATGTACAAGGCCACTTCCGCGGCATCGGCCGGAGCCGCCCCGCCGGCAGACGGTGGTGCGCCGGCAGAGAGTGCCGAGAAGAAGGATGAAGGCGTCATCGATGCCGAGTACGTAGACGTCGACGAGAAGAAGTAA
- a CDS encoding DHA2 family efflux MFS transporter permease subunit: MAEPSGQAAPVSNPWLVAISVMLATFMEVLDTAIASVALPYIAGSLSASTSEATWVLTSYLVANAVILPASNWFSLRFGRKRFLITCVILFTIASFFCGAAPTLPLLLVARVLQGAGGGALQPISQAVLLESFPPAKRGAAMAFFAFGIVVAPVLGPTLGGWLTDTYSWRYAFYINIPIGILAVYMINRFVHDPSYIKHAKVHPFDNLSFGLLLVWAGCLQVVLDKGQEDDWFGAIWVRWAVFAMVVCLIWFIVRSWRNRNGLVNLQILKNRNFAVGCLLISLLGVAIYITITMLPLYYQEVLGYTAFSAGLVVGPRGIGSILGMPIIGWISNKVDNRLLLTFGFTGFAICSIIFGRVDLDISPTTLLIPIVITGFVLSFVFVPISSLATSTIRNEDMGNATGIFNLLRNVGGSIGIAGAQTMLIRRTDFHRSNLVAAVPRAGAVYQSVTQEYTSFLARHLGKAAGGMAAQGELYRQLNQQALLWSFVDIFRWTALLGFLAAILSWLFQNVKHRSGATAMH, encoded by the coding sequence ATGGCTGAACCATCTGGACAGGCTGCCCCGGTCAGCAACCCTTGGCTTGTGGCTATCTCCGTCATGCTGGCGACCTTTATGGAGGTCCTCGACACGGCGATCGCTTCGGTTGCCCTGCCCTACATCGCGGGCAGCTTGTCCGCCAGTACTTCAGAGGCAACCTGGGTCCTGACCAGTTACCTGGTCGCCAACGCCGTCATTCTCCCCGCCAGCAACTGGTTTTCTCTTCGTTTTGGGAGGAAGCGCTTCCTCATCACCTGCGTCATCCTGTTCACCATTGCTTCCTTCTTCTGTGGTGCGGCACCAACTCTGCCGCTGCTGCTGGTGGCTCGCGTTCTCCAGGGGGCAGGAGGCGGCGCGCTTCAGCCTATCTCCCAGGCCGTTCTGCTGGAGAGCTTTCCTCCTGCCAAGAGGGGTGCGGCGATGGCCTTCTTTGCCTTCGGAATCGTCGTGGCGCCTGTTTTGGGACCGACGCTCGGCGGCTGGCTGACGGATACCTATAGCTGGCGATACGCCTTTTACATCAATATCCCCATCGGCATCCTGGCGGTCTACATGATCAACCGCTTTGTGCACGATCCGTCATACATCAAGCACGCCAAGGTTCATCCCTTCGACAACCTGAGCTTCGGTCTTCTCCTTGTCTGGGCCGGTTGTTTGCAGGTGGTGCTCGACAAGGGGCAGGAAGACGACTGGTTCGGCGCGATCTGGGTTCGCTGGGCGGTCTTTGCCATGGTCGTCTGCCTGATCTGGTTTATCGTTCGTTCCTGGAGAAACAGGAACGGGCTCGTGAACCTCCAGATTCTCAAGAACCGCAACTTTGCGGTTGGCTGCCTGCTCATCTCCCTGCTGGGCGTGGCCATCTACATCACCATCACGATGCTCCCGCTCTACTACCAGGAGGTGCTTGGATATACGGCATTCTCGGCGGGCCTGGTGGTAGGTCCACGCGGCATTGGATCGATTCTCGGCATGCCGATCATCGGCTGGATCTCCAATAAGGTGGACAACCGCCTCCTGCTCACCTTTGGCTTTACCGGCTTTGCCATCTGCTCGATCATCTTTGGGAGGGTGGATCTGGACATCAGCCCCACGACGCTGCTGATTCCCATCGTGATCACCGGTTTTGTCCTCAGCTTCGTATTTGTGCCTATTTCTTCGCTGGCCACCTCCACGATCCGCAATGAAGACATGGGCAATGCCACCGGCATCTTTAACCTGCTGCGAAATGTAGGGGGGTCCATCGGCATCGCAGGCGCGCAGACCATGCTCATCCGGCGCACGGACTTCCATCGGAGCAACCTGGTGGCGGCGGTTCCCCGTGCTGGGGCCGTCTACCAAAGCGTTACGCAGGAATACACAAGCTTTCTGGCGCGGCATCTCGGAAAAGCCGCAGGCGGTATGGCTGCCCAGGGTGAGTTGTACCGGCAGCTCAATCAACAGGCTCTGCTCTGGTCCTTTGTCGATATCTTCCGCTGGACGGCGCTGCTGGGTTTCCTCGCCGCAATCCTCTCCTGGCTCTTCCAGAACGTGAAGCACAGGTCCGGCGCTACGGCGATGCACTAG
- a CDS encoding carbonic anhydrase, with protein sequence MKRLLEGYRQFRRDAFPEKREHFHLLSEGQSPDTLFITCADSRIVPDLILQTEPGDLFICRNVGNVVPPNGEMAGGVSATIEYAVQVLKVRHIIICGHSDCGAIKAALDKQSVAALPAASQWLHYVESAWNFLDEVGSEGQGTKTEPGVVALIHANVIAQMQNLKSHPEVAGALAEGRLQVHGWFYDILSGTIEFYDPGLKKFVPLGW encoded by the coding sequence ATGAAGCGATTACTCGAAGGTTACCGGCAATTCCGCCGCGATGCATTTCCTGAGAAAAGGGAGCACTTTCACCTTCTCTCGGAGGGGCAGTCGCCCGACACGCTCTTTATTACCTGTGCCGATTCGCGGATCGTGCCCGACCTTATTCTCCAAACCGAGCCGGGAGATCTCTTCATCTGCCGGAACGTCGGCAACGTAGTGCCCCCCAATGGAGAGATGGCCGGAGGCGTCTCCGCAACCATTGAGTATGCCGTGCAGGTTCTGAAGGTCCGGCACATCATCATCTGCGGCCATTCGGATTGCGGTGCCATCAAAGCCGCGCTCGATAAGCAGTCCGTGGCGGCGCTGCCTGCGGCGAGCCAGTGGCTGCACTATGTGGAAAGCGCCTGGAACTTCCTCGATGAAGTAGGGAGCGAAGGCCAGGGAACGAAGACCGAGCCAGGCGTCGTGGCTCTCATTCACGCCAACGTGATCGCTCAAATGCAGAACCTGAAGTCTCATCCCGAGGTTGCCGGCGCGTTGGCGGAGGGCCGACTCCAGGTTCATGGCTGGTTCTATGACATCCTCAGCGGGACCATTGAGTTCTATGACCCTGGGCTCAAGAAGTTTGTTCCGCTGGGCTGGTGA